The nucleotide window AATATAGATTTTTTTTCAAACAGGAAAATTCAAGGTTACCATTTTCTAAAAACAAAGAAAACACCCATAATAATAAAAGCAAATCCTACTAAATAATTCCATTTTAACTCCTCTTTTAAATAGAAAACTGAAAAAACGGAAAATACAGTCAAGGAAATAACTTCTTGTATGGTCCTTAACTGCGCCCCATTAAACTGACCATAACCAATTCTATTGGCAGGAATCATAAAGATGTATTCAAAAAAAGCAATAAACCAGCTAATGAGGATTACAACAATTAATGAGGTAGATTTAAATTTAAGATGGCCATACCAGGCAAATGTCATAAAGACATTTGAAATTAAAAGCAGAATTATTGTTTTCATTCAATTTATCTAAAAATTGCAGCCTTTGAAACAATGTTAAACTTTATATCTCCTTTAATTGTGATGTCTTGAAAAATTGCTTCGTCCGTAATTGCATTGCATCTGATTTTATAAGAATCATTTTTTATATATTCTATAAGATTTTCGCTCGATGGTTGTAGAAACAATTCAAGTTGACCTGAATTTTCAATATTGTCTTTTGATGCAAGTAAAACTTCAGGTAAACCTTCTGTTGAAAGGTATATGGACACTGATTTTAAAAAGTTGAACGATTTTCCAGGTGGGCTGGTAATGGTAAACTTTAATTCTTCTAGCCTTACCTCTTTTAAATATTTTGCCCGGGTGTTATTGTTTTCAAATTCTTCTTCAAAATTCACCTTTGATTCTTTTCCTGCAATGGATA belongs to Bacteroidota bacterium and includes:
- a CDS encoding DMT family protein — its product is MKTIILLLISNVFMTFAWYGHLKFKSTSLIVVILISWFIAFFEYIFMIPANRIGYGQFNGAQLRTIQEVISLTVFSVFSVFYLKEELKWNYLVGFAFIIMGVFFVFRKW